In Candidatus Cloacimonadota bacterium, a single genomic region encodes these proteins:
- a CDS encoding radical SAM protein, producing MKYKHLFGPVASRRLGVSLGVDLVPYKYCPLNCVYCEIQSTTHLEIERHEFFPPSEILGELDSFLSSNPHLDYITFSGAGEPTLNSSIKQIIMYIKETYPQYKLALLTNGTLLNRDDVLMEILPCDVILPSLDAASNEIYQKVNRPHPSLNIDDLIDGLIELRKLYNGEIWLEVFIVPNVTDTAQELDRLRSAIARISPDLVQLNSLDRPGAEEWVRAADPQRLKQIRSYMQEGLSMPVDIIAKIEYQPEMDVLDTDLVDIIKSTISRRPSTVEDLAASLGIHINEISRVMRELNKQGKLKTERKPQGVFYKWIA from the coding sequence ATGAAATACAAGCATTTGTTTGGTCCGGTTGCCTCCAGGAGGCTAGGAGTTTCTTTAGGCGTAGATTTGGTGCCATATAAGTACTGTCCACTAAATTGTGTCTATTGTGAGATTCAGAGTACTACTCATTTGGAGATTGAGCGACATGAGTTTTTCCCCCCAAGTGAAATCTTGGGCGAACTAGATAGTTTCCTTAGTTCCAATCCGCATTTGGATTATATTACTTTTTCTGGGGCTGGAGAACCTACACTCAACAGTTCGATCAAGCAAATTATCATGTATATAAAAGAAACATATCCTCAATACAAGCTTGCCCTCCTTACAAATGGCACTCTGCTAAATCGCGATGATGTGCTTATGGAGATTCTTCCCTGTGATGTTATCTTGCCATCATTAGACGCGGCCAGTAATGAAATATACCAGAAGGTAAATCGCCCTCACCCCAGCCTTAACATCGATGATCTTATAGATGGTTTAATTGAGCTTAGGAAGTTGTACAACGGCGAGATATGGTTGGAGGTCTTTATAGTCCCCAATGTAACCGATACGGCTCAGGAATTAGATCGGCTCCGCTCTGCAATAGCAAGAATCTCTCCGGATTTGGTTCAACTGAATTCGTTAGACCGGCCAGGAGCTGAAGAATGGGTCAGGGCTGCAGACCCCCAACGGCTGAAGCAGATACGATCTTATATGCAAGAAGGTCTATCTATGCCGGTTGATATAATCGCTAAAATAGAGTATCAACCCGAGATGGACGTTTTGGATACTGATCTGGTAGATATTATTAAAAGCACTATCAGCCGCAGACCATCAACGGTTGAGGACCTTGCAGCCAGCTTAGGAATTCATATTAATGAGATATCTAGAGTAATGCGAGAGCTTAATAAACAAGGTAAACTGAAAACAGAACGTAAGCCCCAAGGTGTTTTTTACAAATGGATAGCATGA
- a CDS encoding 2-C-methyl-D-erythritol 4-phosphate cytidylyltransferase: MDSMISSTAIITGAGSGIRMGGDIKKQYRLLDGIPILIRTLGPFFSSPIISNIIVTAPEEDLSYCSALIAQYFEPTDKPYLVISGGLERQDSVFGAIQQCPEETSLVFIHDAVRPFIGLELIEELQIIALREKAVVPAARVKNTIKQVSGDYIEYTLARDRLIQVFTPQVFDFQLIKNCYTKAYHDGYISTDDAALAEHFGAKVRYHLTGDLNIKITDEWDLTLAHLIIEQNIII; the protein is encoded by the coding sequence ATGGATAGCATGATCTCAAGTACTGCAATTATTACCGGCGCAGGATCCGGCATAAGGATGGGTGGTGATATTAAGAAACAGTATCGTCTTTTAGACGGAATACCTATTCTAATTCGTACACTTGGCCCATTTTTCAGTTCACCAATTATTTCCAACATCATTGTAACCGCCCCAGAAGAAGACCTCAGCTATTGCTCTGCTCTTATCGCCCAATACTTTGAGCCTACCGATAAGCCATATTTGGTTATTTCCGGAGGCTTAGAGCGCCAGGATAGCGTGTTTGGGGCAATACAGCAATGTCCTGAAGAAACTTCTCTGGTATTTATCCACGATGCGGTTCGTCCTTTTATTGGCTTAGAACTTATTGAAGAATTACAAATTATTGCCCTAAGAGAAAAAGCAGTAGTTCCAGCCGCTAGGGTAAAAAATACAATCAAGCAAGTTTCGGGAGATTACATAGAATACACTCTGGCACGAGATCGTTTGATACAAGTATTTACGCCCCAAGTGTTCGATTTTCAACTTATAAAAAATTGCTATACAAAAGCTTATCATGATGGCTATATTAGCACTGATGATGCCGCTCTTGCCGAACACTTTGGTGCAAAAGTTCGCTATCATCTTACCGGAGATCTAAACATAAAGATTACCGATGAGTGGGATCTTACTCTTGCTCACCTTATTATTGAACAAAATATCATTATATAA